A stretch of Elephas maximus indicus isolate mEleMax1 chromosome 27, mEleMax1 primary haplotype, whole genome shotgun sequence DNA encodes these proteins:
- the LOC126068311 gene encoding ral guanine nucleotide dissociation stimulator-like has translation MPPGPLPALFLQSPVKKIPKEKENGIIHSGSRKGWCRLRCVCGSEEDLDEAWVTKTFKAGSLEKLVENLVPAFLKGDFSYIEIFLGTYRSYATTQQVLDQLLQRYGCNHPSSAQDGEPQEQLKGAISFILDTWLKEYLEDFDQPPYFPCLKLVVEYVQVNMPGSHLERHAQLLLAQLDQMEVTEPQPEASEPRPGPVVKVAQDPSLPQELAPAPCSGVYSAPVLAPELHSTPPIISPAPAPAPDREPAGGVDSHPGSPPELAPGSLADVSPASDATAELHTTPAISSPVPALAPDGGPAGGSESYPGPPSELTPGPLATVNPAPAPIPELDVAQALLQLHHQHPMDNWMERWIPILGFFQNRNLDHQLMSILLLLQHRSSVEQQLFHDQLQLWQQRNSPMDVRILNLDHLESETLDNLVMEMLVLNRHRSSIEHQQLQHCQEMESWIFTLGDFQNRIQDQFLRYILSLQQRWSRVQQQVLHHQVEQAESLLEDRILFLGQHHNGLLDHLVELIMLLD, from the exons ATGCCTCCCGGGCCACTGCCAGCACTGTTTCTCCAGAGCCCGGTGAAGAAGATccccaaggaaaaggagaatggcaTCATCCACTCGGGGTCCAGGAAGGgctggtgtaggctcagg TGTGTCTGTGGTTCTGAAGAGGACCTGGATGAGGCCTGGGTGACGAAAACTTTCAAGGCAGGCtcactggagaagctggtggagaaCTTGGTGCCCGCCTTCCTAAAGGGTGACTTCTCCTACATCGAAATCTTCCTTGGAACCtacagaagctatgccaccacccagcaggtcctagaccagctgctccaaag gtatggatgtaaTCACCCCTCTTCTGCTCAGGACGGTGaaccccaggagcagctgaaagG CGCCATCTCTTTTATCCTGGACACATGGCTGAAGGAATACTTGGAGGATTTCGATCAGCCCCCATACTTCCCCTGCCTAAAGCTCGTGGTGGAGTatgtgcaggtgaacatgccaggctcacatcTGGAGCGCCATGCCCAGCTTCTCTTGGCCCAGCTGGATCAAATGGAGGTCACGGAGCCacagccagagg CTTCAGAGCCAAGGCCAGGGCCAGTTGTAAAAGTAGCTCAAGATCCATCTTTGCCCCAGGAACTGGCTCCTGCACCATGTTCTGGGGTATATTCTGCTCCTGTATTGGCACCGGAGCTCCACAGCACACCACCTATTATATCGCCAGCTCCAGCACCGGCACCAGATAGAGAGccagctggaggggtggattcccaCCCAGGGTCACCTCCAGAACTGGCTCCTGGATCACTGGCTGATGTCAGTCCTGCTTCTGATGCAACAGCAGAGCTCCATACCACACCAGCTATTTCATCACCAGTGCCTGCACTGGCACCAGATGGAGGGCCAGCTGGAGGGTCAGagtcttatcctgggccaccttcagagctgactcctggaccactggctactgtcaatcctgctcctgctccaataccagaGCTCGATGTAGCCCAGGCCCTCCTCCAGCTCCATCACCAGCATCCGATGGACAACTGGATGGAGAggtggattcccatcctgggctTCTTCCAGAACCGGAACCTGGACCACCAACTCATGTCGATCCTGCTCCTCCTCCAACACAGGAGCTCCGTAGAGCAACAGCTGTTCCATGACCAGCTTCAGCTGTGGCAGCAGAGGAATAGCCCGATGGACGTTCGGATTCTTAACCTGGACCACCTAGAGAGTGAGACACTGGACAACCTGGTGATGGAGATGCTGGTCCTGAACCGACACCGAAGCTCAATAGAGCATCAGCAGCTCCAGCACTGCCAAGAGATGGAGAGCTGGATTTTTACGCTGGGTGACTTCCAGAACAGAATCCAGGACCAATTCCTGCGTTATATTCTGTCCTTGCAGCAACGTTGGAGccgggtacaacaacaggtcctCCATCACCAAGTTGAGCAGGCAGAGAGCTTACTGGAAGATCGGATTCTCTTCctcggccaacaccataatgggcTCCTGGACCACCTGGTGGAGTTGATCATGCTCCTGGACTAA